One genomic region from Phragmites australis chromosome 1, lpPhrAust1.1, whole genome shotgun sequence encodes:
- the LOC133923945 gene encoding V-type proton ATPase subunit a1-like gives MGVFDRLPPMDHLRSEKMCFVQLIIPAESARIAVTYLGELGLLQFKDLNEDKSPFQRIFVNQVKRCAEMLRKLRFFSDQINRAGVKSSVIPALQPDIDLEELEAKLGEHEHELLEMNMNSDKLQQAYNELLEFKLVLSKAGGILASSHNHAASAERELDENIYDKEVDEGDTYLLEQGVHQGSHGNSGVRFVSGIILKSKALAFERMLFRATRGNMLFNQAPAGEPVTDPISGEEVEKTVFLVFFSGEQAKAKILKICDSFGASCYPVPEEMVKQRQIFQEVSARLSDLEVTLDAGIQHRNRALGSVGSQLWRWIIMVKREKAVYDTLNMLNFDVTKKCLVGEGWCPIFAKTQIKECLQRATLHSNSQVGTIFHEMDTIESPPTYFRTDKFTNAFQEIIDAYGVARYQEANPAVYSVVTFPFLFAVMFGDWGHGICLLLGALVLILREKKLSSQKLGSFMEMAFGGRYVILLMALFSIYCGLIYNEFFSVPFHIFGKSAYECRDKSCSDAHTAGLIKVRDPYPFGVDPSWRGSRSELPFLNSLKMKMSILMGVAQMNLGIVLSYFDAKYHGNSLDIRYQFIPQVIFLNSLFGYLALLILIKWCTGSQADLYHVMIYMFLDPAGDLGENQLFWGQKELQILLLILAMVAVPWMLFPKPFILKKLHKERFQGHTYRFLGTSEMDPDSEPDSARARHDDFNFSEVFVHQMIHSIEFVLGAVSNTASYLRLWALSLAHSELSTVFYEKLLLLAWGYDSLVVKLVGFIVFAFATAFILLMMESLSAFLHSLRLHWVEFMNKFYHGDGYKFKPFSFAQLADDED, from the exons ATGGGGGTGTTCGACCGGCTGCCCCCGATGGACCACCTGCGGTCGGAGAAGATGTGCTTCGTGCAGCTCATCATCCCCGCCGAGAGCGCGCGCATCGCGGTCACCTACCTTGGCGAGCTCGGCCTCCTCCAGTTCAAGGAC TTGAATGAGGATAAGAGTCCTTTCCAGCGTATATTTGTCAATCAG GTAAAACGATGTGCAGAAATGTTACGTAAACTAAGATTTTTCAGTGATCAGATCAACAGGGCAGGTGTAAAATCTTCTGTTATACCTGCACTTCAACCAGATATTGATCTGGAGGAGCTAGAG GCAAAATTGGGTGAGCATGAACATGAGCTGCTTGAGATGAATATGAATAGTGACAAGCTACAACAGGCATACAATGAACTTCTTGAATTCAAGCTGGTCTTGTCAAAG GCAGGTGGCATCCTTGCTTCTTCTCACAACCATGCAGCTTCAGCTGAGCGGGAGCTAGATGAAAACATATATGACAAGGAAGTGGACGAGGGAGACACCTATTTACTCGAACAG ggAGTACATCAAGGGTCTCATGGAAATTCTGGAGTGAGATTTGTCAGTGGGATAATATTGAAGTCTAAGGCATTGGCTTTTGAAAGGATGCTTTTCCGAGCTACAAGAGGAAATATGTTATTCAATCAGGCGCCTGCCGGGGAACCTGTAACTGATCCCATATCTGGTGAAGAG GTAGAGAAAACTGTTTTCTTAGTTTTCTTTTCCGGGGAACAAGCAAAAGCAAAGATACTAAAGATTTGTGATTCCTTTGGAGCAAGTTGCTACCCTGTTCCTGAGGAGATGGTCAAGCAGAGACAAATTTTCCAGGAG GTTTCTGCACGCCTCTCTGACTTGGAAGTTACTTTGGATGCTGGAATCCAGCACAGAAACAGAGCTCTTGGGTCAGTAGGGTCACAATTGTGGAGGTGGATAATCATG GTTAAAAGGGAGAAAGCTGTATATGACACACTGAACATGCTGAACTTTGACGTGACAAAGAAATGCCTTGTTGGGGAAGGCTGGTGTCCTATATTTGCTAAAACACAG ATCAAGGAATGTTTACAGCGTGCAACACTTCACAGCAACTCACAAGTTGGAACGATATTTCATGAGATGGACACTATTGAATCACCACCTACATATTTCCGAACTGATAAATTTACCAACGCTTTCCAGGAAATTATTGATGCGTACGG TGTTGCTCGATATCAAGAAGCTAATCCAGCTGTATATTCTGTTGTCACATTCCCATTTCTTTTTGCTGTTATGTTTGGAGATTGGGGTCATGGAATATGTCTGTTACTAGGAGCTTTGGTTCTTATACTTCGTGAGAAGAAACTTTCCTCTCAG AAGCTTGGTAGCTTTATGGAGATGGCATTTGGTGGGCGCTATGTTATTCTTTTGATGGCATTATTCTCAATATACTGTGGTCTTATATATAATGAATTCTTCTCAGTTCCATtccatatatttggcaaatCTGCGTATGAATGCCGGGATAAAAGCTGCAG TGATGCACATACTGCTGGTCTCATCAAAGTCCGTGATCCCTATCCTTTTGGAGTGGACCCAAGTTGGCGTGGAAGTCGGTCTGAGCTACCCTTTCTAAATTCATTAAAGATGAAGATGTCTATACTAATGGGTGTCGCCCAGATGAACTTGGGGATCGTATTAAGTTATTTTGACGCGAAGTATCATGGAAATTCCCTTGACATAAG GTATCAATTCATACCGCAGGTGATTTTCCTGAATAGCCTTTTTGGTTACTTAGCACTCCTGATTCTCATCAAGTGGTGCACGGGCTCTCAAGCCGATCTGTATCATGTCATGATATATATGTTCCTTGATCCTGCTGGAGATCTTGGAGAAAATCAACTGTTTTGGGGCCAAAAGGAACTCCAG ATACTTTTGTTGATTCTGGCTATGGTAGCTGTTCCATGGATGCTCTTCCCAAAGCCATTTATATTGAAGAAACTTCATAAGGAG AGGTTTCAGGGTCACACCTATCGTTTCCTAGGGACATCTGAAATGGATCCAGATTCTGAACCTGATTCTGCTCGAGCGCGTCACGACGATTTCAATTTTAGTGAAGTTTTTGTTCATCAAATGATACATTCCATTGAGTTTGTACTTGGTGCAGTTTCAAATACTGCATCTTATCTTCGACTTTGGGCCCTGAG CTTGGCACATTCCGAGCTGTCAACAGTTTTCTATGAGAAGCTGCTGCTACTTGCCTGGGG GTATGACAGTCTTGTCGTGAAGTTAGTGGGGTTTATAGTTTTTGCTTTTGCCACTGCCTTCATATTGCTCATGATGGAATCGCTGAGTGCCTTCCTGCATTCTCTGCGTCTGCACTGGGTTGAGTTTATGAACAAGTTCTACCATGGGGATGGCTACAAATTCAAACCATTTTCATTTGCTCAGCTAGCAGACGACGAAGACTAA